In a genomic window of Sulfurisphaera tokodaii str. 7:
- a CDS encoding DUF3501 family protein: protein MVKITVQDIIPWKEYEKIRMEKIRRIAQIKDKRRVELGDRLTLLFENRDTVLHQIQEMVYLDRLEDEKDIQHEINVYSSLLPCNGKIKATLYINAYDFNDLKKVFSELKGIYNSVFLKVGEKLIQGEPEAGREQGDEFSTVQYLTFDLEGEKSTQIEVFVLHENYKVSKKLPEDLAKELIEEAYEECG, encoded by the coding sequence ATGGTTAAAATAACTGTTCAAGATATAATTCCGTGGAAAGAGTATGAGAAGATAAGAATGGAAAAAATTAGAAGAATTGCACAGATTAAAGATAAGAGAAGAGTAGAACTAGGAGATAGGCTAACTTTACTTTTCGAAAATAGAGATACAGTCCTTCATCAAATTCAAGAAATGGTTTACTTAGATAGACTTGAAGATGAAAAAGATATTCAACACGAAATTAACGTTTATTCCTCATTATTGCCTTGTAACGGAAAAATTAAAGCTACTTTATACATAAATGCGTATGACTTTAACGATTTGAAGAAAGTATTTAGTGAGCTAAAAGGTATTTACAACTCAGTTTTCCTTAAAGTAGGTGAAAAATTAATTCAGGGTGAACCAGAAGCTGGAAGAGAACAAGGTGATGAATTTAGTACAGTGCAATATTTGACTTTTGATCTTGAGGGAGAAAAAAGCACTCAAATAGAAGTTTTTGTTCTCCATGAGAACTATAAAGTATCAAAGAAATTACCAGAAGATTTAGCGAAAGAGCTAATAGAAGAAGCCTATGAAGAATGTGGCTAA
- a CDS encoding heterodisulfide reductase-related iron-sulfur binding cluster, with product MYNLNPEDKSFFDSSKLLSEFIRQASICHGCRLCFNYCFAFPKLFKLTDDKGPKNLTLDDLEEITKECFHCKMCYNNCPYTPPHEFAMDFADLMDWAWLYFRSQKPLTLRDFLFELVDGTNLARPLVSKLYPHTRRLLGISEDAPMPLVKEKGFLREVKPKRIEKPIAKVVLFHTCLVENFYPELGFDLVEVFNKLGIEVVKANFLCCGAPMLDVGDAKRLKKNAEYNYSLMRKFVEQGYDIVSPIPTCTLMLSKEYPLILQKEGIKVYDAMEYLLKLDREGKIKISGKLEKSIFYHPPCHLKYLKVGYAGVTIMRKLGAKVEISDKGCSGIDGGWGLRNYEKARVVGSKMMNAFAENKADIFMTECPLAGLQIQKASKRQPLHPIQILKEVLSNG from the coding sequence ATGTATAACCTAAATCCAGAAGATAAATCTTTTTTTGATTCTTCTAAACTCTTGTCCGAGTTTATAAGACAAGCATCAATATGTCACGGTTGTAGGTTATGTTTTAATTATTGCTTCGCCTTTCCCAAGTTGTTTAAATTAACTGACGATAAAGGACCAAAAAACTTAACATTAGACGATCTTGAGGAAATAACTAAAGAATGTTTCCACTGTAAAATGTGTTATAATAACTGCCCCTACACACCGCCCCATGAATTTGCAATGGATTTTGCGGATTTAATGGACTGGGCATGGCTGTATTTTAGATCTCAAAAACCATTAACCTTACGTGATTTCCTTTTTGAGCTTGTTGATGGTACTAATTTAGCTAGACCACTAGTATCTAAACTTTATCCACATACCAGAAGATTACTAGGAATAAGTGAAGATGCACCAATGCCACTCGTTAAAGAAAAAGGATTTTTAAGAGAAGTTAAACCTAAAAGAATTGAAAAACCTATAGCCAAAGTGGTATTGTTTCATACATGTCTAGTAGAAAACTTTTACCCAGAACTTGGATTTGACCTAGTAGAAGTTTTTAATAAGTTAGGAATTGAGGTAGTTAAGGCTAACTTTTTATGTTGTGGAGCTCCCATGTTAGATGTTGGTGATGCTAAAAGATTGAAAAAGAATGCTGAATATAATTACTCTTTAATGAGAAAGTTTGTAGAACAAGGATATGACATTGTTTCTCCAATTCCTACATGTACGTTGATGTTAAGTAAAGAATATCCCCTCATTCTGCAAAAGGAAGGGATAAAAGTTTATGATGCAATGGAGTATTTACTTAAATTAGATAGAGAAGGGAAGATAAAAATTTCTGGCAAGTTAGAAAAATCAATATTTTATCATCCTCCGTGCCATCTAAAGTATTTAAAAGTTGGATATGCTGGAGTTACCATTATGAGAAAGTTGGGAGCTAAAGTTGAAATATCCGATAAGGGTTGTTCTGGAATTGACGGAGGATGGGGATTAAGGAATTACGAAAAGGCTAGAGTAGTAGGCAGTAAAATGATGAATGCTTTTGCTGAAAATAAGGCAGACATTTTCATGACTGAATGCCCACTAGCTGGACTACAGATACAAAAAGCTTCAAAAAGGCAACCTTTACATCCAATCCAAATTTTAAAGGAGGTGTTAAGTAATGGTTAA
- a CDS encoding rubrerythrin family protein, translated as MKDLKGTKTAENLKQGFIGESMANRRYLYFAKRADEEGYPEIAGLLRSIAEGETAHAFGHLDFIRQGGLTDPATDKPIGTLEQMIESAIAGETYEWTQMYPGFAKVAREEGFPEVAEWFETLARAEKSHAEKFQNVLKQLKGGT; from the coding sequence ATGAAAGACCTAAAAGGAACTAAAACGGCTGAAAACCTAAAACAAGGATTTATAGGCGAATCTATGGCAAATAGAAGATACTTATATTTTGCAAAGAGGGCTGATGAAGAAGGGTATCCAGAAATAGCTGGACTATTAAGGAGTATAGCAGAGGGAGAAACAGCCCATGCATTTGGTCATTTGGACTTTATTAGACAGGGAGGATTAACAGATCCAGCTACTGATAAACCAATTGGGACTTTAGAACAAATGATCGAATCTGCAATTGCTGGAGAAACTTATGAATGGACCCAAATGTACCCTGGATTCGCAAAGGTTGCAAGAGAAGAAGGTTTCCCAGAAGTAGCTGAATGGTTTGAGACTTTAGCCAGAGCTGAAAAGAGTCATGCTGAAAAATTCCAAAATGTGTTAAAGCAGTTAAAGGGAGGAACATAA
- a CDS encoding CBS domain-containing protein translates to MIVSQLITKKPVIASKDISIREAAKIMKKEEVGSLVIVDKDYKAIGIVTERDLLYAIADEIPLDKPVSEIMSQNPVTIEENSDISEAVALMTSREIRHLIVVDHDGKVKGVISIRDVARAVGAIALDLAFW, encoded by the coding sequence GTGATTGTTTCTCAACTCATAACTAAAAAACCTGTAATTGCAAGTAAGGATATTTCAATAAGAGAAGCAGCTAAAATTATGAAAAAAGAGGAAGTTGGATCTTTAGTAATAGTTGATAAGGATTATAAAGCTATCGGGATTGTTACCGAGAGAGATTTGTTATATGCTATAGCAGATGAAATTCCACTAGATAAACCAGTTTCTGAAATAATGAGTCAAAATCCAGTAACTATTGAAGAAAATAGTGATATAAGTGAGGCTGTGGCATTAATGACTTCAAGGGAGATAAGACATCTAATTGTTGTGGATCATGATGGAAAAGTTAAGGGTGTAATTAGTATAAGGGATGTTGCAAGAGCTGTAGGTGCTATAGCATTAGATTTAGCCTTTTGGTAA
- a CDS encoding helix-turn-helix transcriptional regulator: MIIHVYNQTQIYLPVQNYSAINSTSPFRIFGNIVILKYPNSTLSYKTLIENEIRIDEPYNITVSVIIPDSTYVTYISTLPTSVTVSNNLLNLTFYASNLTLIYTSNLTTPGNNSFYSLLLLITFALSLISTGILSFLLVRNLRRGRVEEPILVSGLDERDKLILEAISKGADSIAKISKLTGLSRATVYRRVKKLISLGYVKEIREGNKIRYEENKKE, from the coding sequence GTGATTATACATGTATACAATCAAACTCAGATTTATCTCCCAGTGCAAAATTATTCTGCTATTAATTCTACATCCCCTTTTAGAATTTTTGGAAATATAGTTATTCTAAAATATCCAAACTCTACATTAAGCTATAAAACTTTAATCGAGAATGAAATAAGAATTGATGAACCATATAATATAACGGTAAGCGTTATAATTCCAGATTCAACTTATGTTACATATATCTCTACATTACCTACCTCAGTTACAGTGAGTAACAATCTATTAAATTTAACTTTCTATGCGTCTAATCTGACTCTGATATATACATCTAACCTTACAACTCCTGGGAATAATTCTTTCTATTCTTTGCTTTTACTCATAACCTTTGCCCTAAGTTTAATTTCTACTGGTATACTTTCTTTTTTGTTAGTTAGAAATTTAAGAAGAGGAAGAGTCGAAGAACCAATTTTAGTATCTGGATTAGATGAAAGAGATAAGTTAATACTTGAAGCTATTTCAAAGGGAGCGGACTCAATAGCAAAAATTTCTAAATTAACTGGCTTGTCAAGGGCTACTGTTTATAGGAGAGTTAAGAAACTTATTAGCTTAGGTTACGTTAAGGAAATTAGAGAGGGAAATAAAATAAGATATGAAGAGAATAAAAAGGAGTAA
- a CDS encoding DUF1634 domain-containing protein — MDEKKLISLTLRIGIAISSSLVILGLLLFLVTNSNYNIYNFNTSNLNLLNYSNPLTIILYGIIALISIPFLVVSEQIIIYLLEKDKIYLIISVLVFTIMVFAILIMPKIIIH; from the coding sequence TTGGATGAAAAGAAATTAATCTCATTAACTTTAAGAATTGGTATAGCTATATCATCATCTCTTGTAATATTAGGTTTATTACTATTTCTAGTAACTAATTCTAACTATAATATATACAATTTCAATACTTCTAATCTTAATTTGCTTAATTATAGTAATCCATTGACGATAATCTTATATGGTATAATTGCACTCATTTCTATTCCTTTTCTTGTAGTTTCAGAGCAAATAATAATATATCTATTAGAAAAAGACAAAATTTATCTAATTATAAGTGTACTCGTATTTACCATAATGGTTTTCGCAATACTTATAATGCCCAAGATTATTATACATTAA
- a CDS encoding sulfite exporter TauE/SafE family protein — MLLTFIALLFVASIIAGLLGSLTGLGGGVVLTPVLVLFLGVPIEYAVGASLISTIATSASSGSRYIKTGLAHMRIAIALEIATTTGAITGSFLEYIIEEKHLFKLLDIIFGGVLIFSVIPNFIRMKSEVPVYVNPDRFSSKLRFNGSYYDEALKKEVTYHGVRYPLGLLGMYIAGLISGLLGIGSGALKVLAMDLGMNLPFKISTATSSFMIGVTAATSSGIYWALGIIDPIIVGITIPGVFVGSIFGSRYLNKLMNRRLRQIFTLVLIILGIQLILRGFDIFG; from the coding sequence ATGTTACTGACATTTATAGCTCTTCTTTTTGTAGCCTCAATTATAGCTGGGCTGTTAGGCTCTTTAACTGGATTAGGTGGAGGAGTAGTTTTAACTCCAGTCTTAGTACTTTTTTTAGGAGTTCCAATTGAATACGCAGTAGGGGCAAGCCTAATATCAACTATAGCAACTTCTGCTTCATCTGGCTCTAGATATATAAAAACTGGATTAGCCCATATGAGAATCGCAATAGCTTTAGAAATTGCAACAACTACTGGAGCTATTACTGGTTCTTTTCTAGAATATATTATTGAAGAAAAGCATTTGTTTAAGCTTTTAGATATAATTTTTGGAGGTGTTCTAATATTTTCTGTTATTCCTAACTTCATAAGAATGAAGAGCGAAGTCCCAGTATATGTTAATCCAGATAGATTTTCATCAAAACTTAGGTTTAATGGAAGCTATTATGATGAAGCTTTGAAAAAGGAGGTAACATATCATGGCGTTAGATACCCTTTAGGCCTATTAGGAATGTATATTGCTGGTCTAATATCGGGACTTTTAGGAATAGGCTCTGGAGCTCTAAAAGTATTGGCTATGGATTTAGGGATGAATTTACCATTTAAGATAAGTACAGCTACAAGTAGTTTTATGATTGGTGTTACTGCAGCTACAAGTTCTGGGATTTATTGGGCATTGGGAATAATAGACCCAATAATCGTTGGCATTACTATCCCCGGTGTATTTGTAGGATCTATTTTTGGTTCTAGATATTTAAACAAATTAATGAACAGAAGACTAAGACAAATATTTACTCTCGTTCTAATAATCTTAGGAATTCAACTAATTTTAAGGGGGTTTGATATCTTTGGATGA
- a CDS encoding DUF1634 domain-containing protein, which yields MDLNDVVGYTLRIGVIISIILILIGFVFLYRDKDFNELISPYSRINTSVINPNSVPTNAFSGNGLDLILLGLMVLIATPVARVLIGIIQFARERNIIYTIITIIVFFNLMLAIFILPLFIH from the coding sequence ATGGATTTAAATGACGTTGTTGGATACACTCTTCGTATTGGTGTCATAATTAGCATTATATTAATACTCATAGGATTTGTGTTCTTGTATAGAGATAAAGATTTTAATGAACTAATTTCCCCTTACTCAAGGATAAATACTTCTGTAATAAACCCAAACTCTGTACCTACTAATGCATTTTCTGGTAATGGTCTTGATTTAATACTTCTAGGTCTAATGGTTCTTATTGCAACACCAGTAGCAAGAGTATTAATAGGCATTATACAATTTGCTAGAGAGAGAAATATCATATATACAATTATTACAATAATAGTATTCTTTAACTTAATGCTAGCAATATTTATATTACCGCTTTTCATACATTAA